The Litoreibacter ponti genome includes a window with the following:
- a CDS encoding XdhC family protein — protein sequence MTPAEFLSEDLADVAKGLRIRDEPFAFATIVRTAGATAAKPGAKALLGADGTILHGWLGGGCTRGAVKKAALEAFATGQPQLVSVAPEELLAEKGIAAGDEVDGTRFARNGCPSKGSVDIFIEPCLPMPQLVVLGGSPVAEALAALAVQFHWAVLRDLPNHDEAPAHQQRVIVIATQGQGDIDALQRSLALPALHVAFVGSRRKFETLATKLIEGGTDAGLVRGVKAPAGLDLGAVTPEEIALSILADLVQVRRAHVGAAHA from the coding sequence ATGACTCCGGCCGAATTTCTCTCCGAAGATCTGGCCGATGTGGCCAAAGGCCTGCGCATCCGCGACGAGCCCTTCGCCTTTGCCACCATCGTGCGCACGGCGGGCGCAACCGCCGCCAAGCCCGGGGCCAAGGCGCTGCTGGGGGCCGACGGCACCATTCTGCACGGCTGGCTGGGCGGGGGCTGCACGCGTGGTGCGGTGAAAAAGGCGGCGCTCGAAGCCTTCGCGACAGGCCAGCCCCAGCTGGTGTCAGTCGCCCCCGAAGAGCTTCTGGCCGAGAAGGGTATCGCTGCCGGGGACGAGGTGGACGGGACGCGTTTTGCCCGCAACGGTTGCCCCTCCAAGGGCAGCGTGGACATCTTCATCGAGCCTTGCCTGCCGATGCCGCAGCTGGTGGTCCTCGGCGGCTCGCCCGTGGCCGAGGCGCTCGCGGCTCTCGCTGTGCAGTTTCACTGGGCGGTCCTTCGCGATCTGCCAAACCACGACGAGGCGCCCGCCCACCAGCAGCGGGTCATCGTCATCGCGACGCAAGGGCAGGGCGATATCGACGCATTGCAACGATCCCTCGCGCTGCCCGCGCTGCACGTGGCTTTCGTCGGGAGCCGCCGCAAATTCGAAACGCTCGCCACAAAGCTGATCGAAGGCGGCACCGACGCAGGGCTGGTCCGCGGCGTAAAGGCCCCGGCGGGTCTCGATCTGGGCGCTGTCACGCCGGAAGAGATCGCCCTGTCGATCCTCGCCGATCTCGTCCAAGTCCGTCGCGCCCATGTGGGGGCGGCCCATGCCTGA
- a CDS encoding vWA domain-containing protein, whose amino-acid sequence MSRVSRFAARDPGPAARVSGFMAHLRDNGLRLGVAETELALEALCQIDASQPAQSRRALKAICTGCKEEAEQFDALFDSFWMDAGRVKQKIVQTPPSKGDDSVHSSRDAKGEDAGGSGSANAPDGGDGEAESDGEGRLIATEVRNLMRKDLRDLVRPEDIAEAEQVARRLGAALRDHRSRRRIAARKGDRLHFRKTIRASLATGGEPLRLVRKYRPDRPQKIVALCDVSGSMTVYAQVFLAFLAGLMRSDPTADAYLFHTRLVRITEALRDKDTMRAIGRMSLMADGFGGGSEIGPSIARFAKTYAKRFVDGRSVVLILSDGYDTAPPAVMDAALADLRKRGCKIIWLNPLKGWRDYAPVADGMAAALPHLDLFRAANTLADLAALDREVASL is encoded by the coding sequence ATGAGCCGCGTCAGCCGTTTCGCTGCGCGTGATCCGGGCCCGGCGGCGCGGGTCTCGGGGTTCATGGCGCATCTGCGCGACAACGGCTTGCGGCTGGGCGTGGCGGAAACCGAATTGGCGCTCGAGGCCCTGTGCCAGATCGACGCCAGCCAGCCCGCGCAAAGCCGCCGGGCCCTCAAGGCGATCTGCACCGGCTGCAAGGAAGAGGCGGAGCAGTTCGACGCGCTCTTCGACAGCTTTTGGATGGATGCGGGCCGGGTGAAACAGAAGATCGTGCAGACCCCGCCCAGTAAAGGCGATGACAGCGTGCATTCGTCGCGCGACGCCAAGGGCGAGGACGCAGGCGGGTCCGGGTCCGCGAACGCGCCCGATGGCGGCGACGGCGAGGCGGAAAGCGATGGCGAGGGCCGCCTGATCGCCACCGAAGTGCGCAATCTGATGCGCAAGGACCTGCGCGATCTGGTCCGCCCCGAGGATATCGCCGAGGCAGAGCAGGTCGCCCGCCGCCTTGGCGCGGCCTTGCGCGACCACCGCTCTCGCCGCCGCATCGCAGCCCGCAAGGGCGACCGCCTGCATTTTCGCAAAACGATCCGCGCCAGCCTTGCGACGGGGGGTGAGCCGCTGCGCCTGGTGCGTAAATACCGCCCCGACCGCCCGCAGAAAATCGTGGCGCTCTGCGATGTTTCGGGGTCGATGACGGTCTACGCGCAGGTGTTCCTCGCCTTTCTGGCCGGGCTGATGCGCAGCGATCCGACCGCCGACGCGTATCTCTTTCACACCCGCCTCGTGCGCATTACCGAGGCCCTGCGCGACAAGGACACGATGCGCGCCATCGGACGCATGTCGCTGATGGCCGACGGTTTTGGCGGCGGATCAGAGATCGGGCCGTCCATCGCGCGGTTTGCCAAGACCTACGCAAAGCGCTTCGTGGACGGGCGCAGCGTCGTGCTGATCCTGTCGGATGGGTATGACACCGCACCGCCCGCGGTGATGGATGCGGCTCTGGCCGATCTGCGAAAGCGCGGCTGCAAGATCATCTGGCTTAACCCGCTCAAAGGTTGGCGCGACTACGCGCCCGTGGCCGACGGCATGGCGGCGGCACTGCCGCATCTCGACCTGTTCCGCGCGGCGAATACTTTGGCCGATCTGGCCGCGCTCGACCGGGAGGTGGCGTCGCTATGA
- a CDS encoding AAA family ATPase, with protein sequence MTWTDLQTDLAADGYVASDDLTVALHLALTLERPLLLEGAAGVGKTQLAAGLAALRDTRLIRLQCYEGLDAAQAIYEWNYQRQLLTIRAAAEDGETGKSVEARIFSRDFLLERPLLAAITQDTPPVLLIDEIDRADEEFEAYLLEILSEFQITIPELGTVTATTTPIVILTSNGTRDLSDALRRRCLYAYVDYPDRATELAILNARCPGIEARLGAQIVGFVQKLREEELEKVPGIAETLDFAAALMGLGIADLTSDPAALQHTLSTLLKTQSDRAHITPEVAGRIAGRAA encoded by the coding sequence ATGACGTGGACTGACCTTCAGACGGACCTGGCTGCCGATGGATATGTGGCCTCAGATGATCTGACCGTCGCATTGCATCTGGCCCTGACCCTCGAGCGGCCGTTGCTGTTGGAAGGGGCGGCGGGCGTCGGCAAGACCCAGCTGGCCGCGGGCCTCGCCGCGCTGCGCGACACAAGGCTGATCCGCCTGCAATGCTACGAAGGGCTGGACGCCGCGCAGGCGATCTACGAATGGAACTACCAACGCCAGCTTCTGACGATCCGCGCAGCCGCCGAGGATGGCGAGACAGGCAAGAGCGTCGAGGCGCGCATCTTCTCGCGCGACTTTCTGCTGGAACGGCCGCTGCTGGCGGCCATCACGCAAGACACGCCCCCGGTGCTGCTGATCGACGAGATCGACCGCGCCGACGAGGAATTCGAGGCCTACCTGCTGGAAATCCTCTCTGAGTTCCAGATCACGATCCCCGAGCTTGGGACCGTGACGGCGACCACCACGCCTATCGTGATCCTGACCTCCAACGGCACCCGCGATCTGTCCGACGCGCTGCGCCGCCGGTGCCTCTATGCTTACGTCGACTACCCCGACCGCGCGACGGAGCTTGCGATCCTGAACGCGCGGTGCCCCGGGATCGAGGCGCGGCTGGGCGCGCAGATCGTGGGCTTCGTGCAGAAGCTGCGCGAGGAGGAGCTGGAGAAGGTCCCGGGCATTGCCGAGACGCTCGATTTCGCCGCCGCCCTGATGGGGCTTGGTATCGCCGATCTCACCTCTGATCCGGCGGCGCTGCAGCACACGCTCAGCACCTTGCTGAAAACCCAAAGCGACCGCGCCCATATCACGCCCGAAGTCGCGGGCCGCATCGCAGGGCGCGCCGCATGA
- a CDS encoding aerobic carbon-monoxide dehydrogenase large subunit, producing the protein MKDEVTSREDRVANLKGMGCSRKRVEDARFTQGKGNYVDDIKLDGMLFGDFVRSPYAHARIKSIDTAAALEVPGVLAVLTADDLRPLGLHWMPTLAGDKQMVLADGKVLFQGQEVAFVVAEDRYAAADGIELVEVDYEELPVIVDPFEALQSDVVLREDLVAEDGSIPDGAHGPRKHHNHIFTWEAGDKAPTEEVIANAEVVAEESMYYHRTHPCPLETCGCVASMDKVNGKLTLWGTFQAPHAIRTVVSLISGIEEHNIRVISPDIGGGFGNKVGAYPGYVCSVVASIVTGKPVKWIEDRMDNLMTTAFARDYHMTGKISATKDGKITGLHCHVTADHGGFDACADPTKFPAGFMNICTGSYDIPTAFLEVDGVYTNKAPGGVSYRCSFRVTEAVYFIERMIEVLAIKLDMDAAELRRINFIKKEQFPYTAALGWEYDSGDYHTAWDKALKAVDYEGLRAEQAQRVEDFKAGKTRKLMGIGLSFFTEIVGAGPVKNCDILGLGMFDSCEIRIHPTGSAIARLGTISQGQGHATTFAQILASEIGLPADSITIEEGDTDTAPYGLGTYGSRSTPVAGAATAMAGRKIRAKAQMIAAYLLEVHDNDVEFDVDRFVVKGAPEKFKTMKEIAFAAYNQAIPGIEPGLEAVSYYDPPNMTYPFGAYVCVMDIDVDTGVTEIRRFYALDDCGTRINPMIIEGQVHGGLTEALAVALGQEIAYDDMGNVKTGTLMDFFLPTAWEVPNYETDFTVTPSPHHPIGAKGVGESPHVGGVPCFSNAVQDAFRPFGNTHTNMPHDHWRIWRTANELGLHD; encoded by the coding sequence ATGAAGGACGAAGTAACAAGCCGCGAGGACCGCGTCGCCAATCTCAAGGGCATGGGCTGCTCGCGCAAGCGGGTCGAGGACGCGCGCTTCACGCAAGGCAAGGGCAACTATGTCGACGATATTAAGCTCGACGGGATGCTTTTTGGCGATTTCGTGCGCTCCCCCTACGCCCACGCGCGGATCAAGAGCATCGATACGGCCGCGGCACTGGAAGTGCCGGGCGTGCTGGCCGTGCTGACCGCCGATGACCTGCGCCCGCTGGGCCTGCACTGGATGCCCACTCTGGCGGGCGACAAGCAGATGGTGCTGGCCGACGGCAAGGTGCTGTTCCAGGGCCAGGAGGTCGCCTTTGTCGTGGCCGAGGATCGCTATGCCGCCGCCGACGGGATCGAGCTGGTCGAGGTGGACTACGAAGAGCTGCCCGTCATCGTCGATCCGTTCGAGGCGCTTCAATCGGACGTCGTGCTGCGCGAGGATCTTGTGGCCGAAGACGGCTCCATTCCGGACGGCGCCCATGGCCCCCGCAAGCACCACAACCACATCTTCACATGGGAAGCGGGCGACAAGGCACCCACCGAGGAAGTCATCGCAAACGCCGAAGTCGTCGCCGAAGAATCGATGTACTACCACCGCACCCACCCATGCCCGCTGGAGACCTGCGGCTGCGTGGCGTCGATGGACAAGGTGAACGGCAAGCTGACGCTCTGGGGCACCTTCCAGGCGCCGCACGCGATCCGGACCGTGGTCTCGCTGATCTCTGGCATCGAAGAGCACAACATCCGCGTCATCTCGCCGGACATCGGCGGCGGCTTCGGCAACAAGGTGGGGGCCTATCCGGGCTATGTCTGCTCGGTCGTGGCCTCCATCGTGACAGGCAAGCCAGTCAAGTGGATCGAAGACCGGATGGACAACCTGATGACCACCGCGTTTGCCCGTGACTACCACATGACGGGCAAGATCTCCGCCACCAAGGACGGCAAGATCACCGGCCTGCATTGCCACGTGACCGCCGACCATGGTGGTTTCGACGCCTGTGCGGACCCGACCAAGTTCCCGGCAGGCTTCATGAACATCTGCACCGGGTCCTACGACATCCCGACCGCCTTCCTGGAGGTCGACGGCGTCTACACCAACAAGGCCCCGGGCGGCGTCAGCTATCGCTGCTCCTTCCGGGTGACGGAGGCGGTGTATTTCATCGAACGCATGATCGAGGTTCTGGCCATCAAGCTGGACATGGACGCCGCCGAGCTGCGCCGGATCAACTTCATCAAGAAGGAGCAATTCCCATATACCGCCGCGCTGGGCTGGGAATACGACAGCGGCGACTACCACACGGCGTGGGATAAGGCGCTGAAGGCGGTCGACTACGAAGGGTTGCGCGCCGAGCAGGCGCAGCGGGTCGAGGATTTCAAGGCCGGCAAGACGCGCAAGCTGATGGGGATCGGCCTGAGCTTCTTCACCGAGATCGTGGGCGCGGGCCCCGTGAAGAACTGCGATATCCTCGGCCTCGGCATGTTCGACAGCTGCGAGATCCGCATCCACCCGACAGGCTCCGCGATCGCGCGGCTTGGTACGATTTCCCAAGGGCAGGGGCACGCGACCACCTTCGCGCAGATTCTGGCCAGTGAGATCGGCCTTCCCGCCGACAGCATCACGATCGAAGAGGGGGACACCGACACCGCACCCTATGGCTTGGGCACCTACGGGTCCCGCTCCACCCCGGTGGCGGGGGCGGCGACGGCGATGGCCGGGCGCAAGATCCGCGCCAAGGCGCAGATGATCGCGGCCTACCTGCTGGAGGTCCACGACAATGACGTCGAGTTCGACGTGGACCGTTTCGTGGTCAAAGGCGCGCCGGAGAAGTTCAAGACGATGAAGGAGATCGCCTTCGCCGCCTACAATCAGGCCATCCCGGGCATCGAGCCGGGGCTGGAGGCGGTCAGCTACTACGACCCGCCAAACATGACCTACCCGTTCGGGGCCTATGTCTGCGTGATGGACATCGACGTGGACACGGGCGTCACGGAAATCCGCCGCTTCTACGCGCTGGACGACTGCGGCACGCGGATCAACCCGATGATCATCGAAGGGCAGGTTCATGGCGGTCTGACGGAGGCGCTGGCCGTCGCCCTGGGCCAGGAGATCGCCTATGACGACATGGGCAACGTGAAGACGGGCACGCTGATGGACTTCTTCCTGCCCACCGCGTGGGAGGTCCCGAACTACGAGACCGACTTCACCGTCACTCCCAGCCCGCACCACCCGATCGGGGCCAAGGGCGTGGGCGAAAGCCCCCATGTGGGCGGCGTGCCGTGCTTCTCGAACGCGGTGCAGGATGCGTTCCGCCCGTTCGGCAACACGCATACCAACATGCCCCATGACCACTGGCGGATTTGGCGCACGGCCAATGAGCTGGGCTTGCATGACTAG
- a CDS encoding (2Fe-2S)-binding protein has product MSNKMHIKLNVNGKDEEFLAEPRELLIYTLRERLNITGPHIGCETSHCGACTMTIDGKSVKACTMFVAQASGKSVTTIEGLGGPDDLHPLQSAFKEHHGLQCGYCTPGMITRAAKLLEENPNPSEEEIRFGMAGNICRCTGYQNIVKSIQAAATEMNAAKEAAE; this is encoded by the coding sequence ATGTCCAACAAGATGCACATCAAGCTGAACGTGAACGGCAAGGACGAAGAGTTCCTCGCTGAACCACGTGAATTGCTGATCTACACGCTGCGCGAGCGTCTCAACATCACCGGGCCGCATATCGGCTGCGAGACCTCCCATTGCGGGGCATGCACCATGACCATCGACGGCAAGTCGGTGAAGGCCTGCACCATGTTCGTGGCCCAGGCCAGCGGCAAGTCCGTCACCACCATCGAGGGGCTCGGCGGACCGGACGATCTGCACCCGCTGCAATCGGCCTTCAAGGAGCACCACGGGCTTCAGTGCGGCTATTGCACACCGGGGATGATCACCCGCGCCGCCAAGCTGCTGGAGGAAAACCCCAACCCGTCCGAGGAAGAAATCCGGTTCGGCATGGCAGGCAACATCTGCCGATGCACCGGCTACCAGAACATCGTGAAATCCATTCAGGCGGCTGCGACCGAGATGAATGCAGCCAAGGAGGCCGCAGAATGA
- a CDS encoding FAD binding domain-containing protein, with the protein MIPAAFEYHRPTDMDGVLAVLAEHGDDARVMAGGHSLIPMMKLRMADVPHLIDLQDVGGMSDIELGSDSIRIGALVTQADIIDHEGLAKAAPILREAALQIADPQVRYMGTVGGNVANGDPGNDMPGLMQCLDASFTVVGPDGERDIPAREFYEAAYMTAREDDEVLTSVTIPMPKGGYAYEKQKRKIGDYATAAAAVQITKDGGSCASAAIAMTNLSDTPIFSDAAGAALVGTSLDDAALKVAVAAMLGDIDPTEDNRGPIAFKKHVAGVILRRAIERAWSRA; encoded by the coding sequence ATGATTCCAGCGGCATTCGAATACCATCGACCCACGGATATGGACGGGGTCCTCGCCGTGCTCGCGGAGCATGGCGACGATGCGCGCGTCATGGCGGGTGGGCACAGCCTGATCCCCATGATGAAACTGCGCATGGCCGACGTGCCTCACCTGATTGATCTGCAGGACGTCGGCGGCATGTCCGATATCGAGCTCGGCAGCGACAGCATCCGCATCGGCGCGCTGGTCACGCAAGCCGACATCATCGACCACGAGGGCCTCGCCAAGGCCGCCCCGATCCTGCGCGAGGCCGCGTTGCAGATCGCCGACCCGCAGGTGCGCTACATGGGCACCGTCGGCGGCAACGTCGCCAATGGCGATCCGGGCAACGACATGCCCGGCCTGATGCAATGCCTCGATGCGAGCTTCACGGTCGTGGGCCCGGACGGGGAGCGCGACATTCCGGCCCGCGAGTTCTACGAGGCGGCTTATATGACTGCGCGTGAGGATGACGAGGTTCTGACCTCCGTCACGATCCCCATGCCGAAGGGCGGCTACGCCTACGAGAAGCAAAAGCGCAAGATCGGCGACTATGCGACCGCGGCGGCAGCAGTGCAAATCACCAAGGACGGCGGTAGCTGCGCCAGTGCGGCGATTGCGATGACAAACCTGAGCGACACGCCGATCTTCTCGGACGCCGCCGGGGCGGCTCTGGTGGGCACCTCGCTCGATGATGCTGCGTTGAAGGTGGCGGTGGCCGCAATGTTGGGCGACATTGACCCGACCGAAGACAACCGCGGCCCCATCGCATTCAAGAAACACGTGGCTGGCGTCATCCTGCGCCGCGCCATCGAGCGCGCCTGGTCGCGCGCATAA
- a CDS encoding MHYT domain-containing protein: MEVLEANHDTLLVIMSGIVALVAGFTGLSLTRDLSRKPVLQRQISIALASIALGGGIWSMHFVAMLGLELPVLFYYDAAITLVSALTAILIVGAALLLLHFVERTPLLITTAGGLVGLGILGMHYIGMAGLQLCRAVYTPFGLSFSSIAAVCLCIVAFWVAYGRRENRNVFLGTICFAVAVVSVHFLAMAGTGFVPVPSLNEFGPTMSNEVLALGVILSSFVLFGTFLWVSVTYLVADPVAADAEGAPAPDPRTGAPLQLSGLQIPCERDGARIFISPADVALVRADGHYTQVYTEQDRLFCVWPITEAAKRLVSTGFLQTHRSYLVNPGKVARFERQKDKGRCVFASDALPPAPVSRSKLKMIQDALSAQPGAIHAG, from the coding sequence ATGGAAGTGCTTGAGGCAAATCACGATACGCTGCTGGTCATTATGTCCGGCATCGTCGCGCTTGTTGCGGGCTTTACGGGGCTGTCTTTGACACGTGATCTGTCGCGTAAGCCCGTGTTGCAAAGGCAGATTTCCATAGCCCTCGCCTCAATCGCTCTGGGCGGCGGCATTTGGTCGATGCATTTCGTCGCGATGCTGGGGCTGGAGCTGCCTGTCCTGTTCTACTACGACGCGGCGATCACCTTGGTCTCGGCCCTCACGGCCATCCTGATCGTGGGTGCCGCGCTGCTTCTCCTGCATTTTGTGGAGCGGACACCTTTGTTGATCACCACCGCCGGGGGGCTCGTCGGCCTTGGCATTCTGGGGATGCACTATATCGGCATGGCGGGGCTGCAGCTGTGCCGGGCGGTCTACACGCCATTCGGGCTCAGCTTCTCGTCCATTGCGGCGGTGTGCCTGTGTATCGTGGCCTTCTGGGTGGCCTACGGGCGGCGCGAGAACCGCAACGTGTTTCTGGGCACGATCTGCTTTGCCGTCGCGGTGGTCTCTGTCCATTTCCTCGCAATGGCCGGGACGGGCTTTGTTCCGGTGCCAAGCCTGAACGAGTTTGGTCCAACCATGAGTAACGAGGTGCTCGCCCTCGGGGTGATCCTGTCGAGCTTCGTGTTGTTCGGTACATTCCTGTGGGTCAGCGTGACGTATCTCGTGGCCGATCCGGTCGCAGCTGATGCGGAAGGCGCGCCCGCGCCCGACCCTCGAACCGGGGCCCCGCTACAGCTTTCAGGCTTGCAGATCCCGTGTGAGCGGGACGGCGCGCGGATATTCATCTCGCCCGCAGATGTCGCGCTCGTGCGCGCTGACGGCCACTACACCCAAGTCTACACTGAACAGGACCGGCTCTTCTGCGTCTGGCCCATCACCGAGGCGGCCAAGCGGCTGGTGTCGACCGGGTTTTTGCAGACCCATCGCAGCTACCTGGTCAATCCCGGCAAGGTCGCCCGGTTCGAGCGGCAAAAGGACAAGGGACGCTGCGTCTTCGCCTCCGACGCTCTGCCGCCCGCCCCGGTGAGCCGCTCGAAGCTGAAGATGATTCAGGACGCGCTCAGCGCGCAGCCCGGCGCAATTCATGCAGGCTGA
- a CDS encoding MBL fold metallo-hydrolase, protein MSLTRRRFVQGTAALPLAAAIPSFSKAELSLGSATLTTVSDGSLVLPGSFIFEPMPKDELAPILTEFDLSEERLTPECNLALFRDGTNTVLFDVGSGPDFMPSAGTIVDSLEALDLAPEDITHVIFTHAHPDHIWGLLDEFDDPLFVEARYMMGRGEWDYWWNPETVNTIGDARAAFAVGAKRRMEAIEDAVELFDAGDEVLPGIAAVSTPGHTPGHMAFEVRQGSEAVLIAGDAIGNHHVAFRKPGWESGADQDAPKAAETRKMLFDRLVSEDMALIGFHLPQGGIGRVDTNGDGYRFVEQG, encoded by the coding sequence ATGTCGCTGACGCGTCGCAGGTTTGTTCAGGGGACCGCTGCATTGCCTTTGGCAGCCGCCATACCCTCCTTCTCGAAAGCAGAGCTGTCCCTGGGGTCGGCCACATTGACGACGGTGAGCGACGGCAGTTTGGTCCTGCCAGGCAGCTTCATCTTCGAGCCGATGCCGAAGGACGAGCTTGCCCCGATCCTGACCGAGTTTGACCTGTCCGAGGAGCGACTGACGCCCGAATGCAACCTCGCACTCTTTCGTGACGGAACAAACACCGTGCTGTTCGACGTGGGCTCCGGTCCTGACTTCATGCCGTCCGCGGGCACCATCGTGGACAGTCTGGAGGCGCTCGATCTGGCGCCAGAGGACATCACCCACGTCATCTTCACCCACGCGCATCCCGATCATATCTGGGGCCTGCTGGACGAATTCGATGATCCGCTGTTCGTTGAGGCGCGCTACATGATGGGCCGCGGTGAATGGGATTACTGGTGGAACCCGGAGACGGTCAACACCATCGGGGACGCCCGCGCGGCCTTCGCCGTTGGCGCGAAACGTCGGATGGAGGCAATCGAAGACGCGGTCGAGCTGTTCGACGCTGGCGACGAGGTCCTGCCCGGCATCGCTGCGGTCTCGACACCGGGACACACGCCAGGGCATATGGCCTTCGAGGTGCGGCAAGGCAGCGAAGCGGTGCTGATCGCGGGCGACGCCATTGGCAACCACCACGTGGCCTTCCGCAAGCCCGGCTGGGAGAGCGGCGCGGATCAGGATGCACCCAAGGCGGCGGAAACGCGCAAGATGCTGTTTGACCGGCTGGTGTCGGAAGACATGGCCCTGATCGGCTTCCACCTGCCACAGGGCGGCATCGGGCGCGTTGATACCAATGGCGACGGATACCGCTTTGTGGAGCAGGGATGA
- a CDS encoding MBL fold metallo-hydrolase, which yields MMRWLVALALLAWPVAASEDIADQYPGSPLYSKPVEVIPHVWSAIGATAPPTYENSGHNNNLSFIVTGDGVVVVNGGAAYILAEALHDEIKAITDQPVKLVIDENGQGHAMLGNSYWAEQGVAILAHVDAAHEIEENGTRILEGMKRYNRDKAEGTFVAPPTETFEDKRVIEMGAFRIEVLHLGPAHGPGDTQVWLPEQGLVIAGDMAFHQRMLPIFEDTIVYDWIETWETGFEALGATYVVPGHGTPTNMAQVRRYTRDYLVYLREKVGAHLDGGGGLAEAYYVDQSPFAHLDTFEELATRNAGRVYEQMEFE from the coding sequence ATGATGCGGTGGCTCGTGGCGCTGGCGCTGCTCGCATGGCCGGTCGCGGCCAGCGAGGACATTGCCGACCAATATCCCGGCTCGCCACTGTACTCGAAACCCGTCGAGGTGATCCCACATGTCTGGTCCGCCATCGGCGCGACCGCGCCGCCGACCTACGAGAACTCCGGCCATAACAACAATCTCAGCTTCATCGTCACCGGCGATGGGGTCGTCGTGGTCAACGGCGGGGCCGCCTACATCTTGGCTGAAGCCCTGCATGATGAAATCAAGGCGATCACTGACCAGCCCGTCAAACTGGTGATCGACGAGAACGGCCAGGGCCATGCGATGCTGGGCAATTCCTACTGGGCCGAACAGGGCGTTGCGATCTTGGCCCATGTGGATGCCGCGCATGAGATCGAAGAGAATGGCACCCGCATCCTGGAGGGCATGAAGCGGTATAACCGCGACAAGGCCGAGGGCACGTTCGTGGCCCCGCCGACCGAGACATTCGAGGACAAGCGGGTGATCGAGATGGGCGCGTTTCGCATCGAGGTCCTGCATCTTGGTCCCGCGCACGGGCCGGGCGACACGCAGGTCTGGCTGCCCGAGCAGGGTCTGGTGATCGCGGGCGACATGGCCTTCCACCAGCGCATGCTGCCGATCTTTGAAGACACGATTGTCTATGACTGGATCGAAACGTGGGAGACCGGGTTCGAGGCCCTAGGGGCGACCTACGTCGTCCCCGGTCACGGCACCCCGACCAACATGGCGCAGGTGCGACGATATACGCGGGATTACCTGGTCTATCTGCGCGAGAAAGTCGGCGCGCATCTCGACGGTGGCGGGGGCTTGGCAGAGGCCTACTACGTCGACCAAAGCCCCTTTGCGCATCTCGATACGTTCGAAGAGCTGGCGACCCGCAACGCCGGGCGGGTGTACGAACAGATGGAGTTCGAATAA
- a CDS encoding YgaP family membrane protein, with translation MTRNLGQFDRIARLILGAVLIALALMGTIGIWGYLGLIFVGTAVVNFCPIYRILGLKTCQDC, from the coding sequence ATGACCCGCAACCTTGGACAGTTCGACCGCATCGCCCGCCTCATTCTGGGCGCCGTTCTCATCGCTCTCGCCCTCATGGGCACAATCGGGATTTGGGGATACCTGGGCCTGATCTTCGTCGGTACTGCCGTGGTGAATTTCTGCCCGATCTACCGGATCCTCGGCCTGAAGACGTGCCAGGACTGCTGA